From Pseudoalteromonas sp. R3, one genomic window encodes:
- a CDS encoding endonuclease/exonuclease/phosphatase family protein, with protein MAQKHTYKFASFNLLNFAAPPYSFYQLDESYNDTQWLTKTQFITGLIQHMDPSVIVFQEVFSPETLATLCEDLGLPYFATVDTPKPDLVYPNVLFNPIVAIASKFPFKSFTPLEPCPELLEYLNNQHQFKFNRTPIKCSFELPGFGLTTVYAVHFKSQRVHSMAHMLGNTSVEDPLLTLLHQTVGTMQSQISRSLEASIVYYDALKTQREKGAATLVMGDFNDHIASPALSFMTQQFPTSAIHQDVNSVGLFDSFCLADNQLSFGQKPPTHYYQGTGNTLDYILASKEFNPNHEHSKVRRLTYHNYASHLDPKRDEEDIRYSDHAAIAIEMMLQ; from the coding sequence ATGGCACAGAAACACACATACAAGTTTGCATCCTTCAATTTGCTGAACTTTGCTGCGCCCCCCTATTCTTTTTATCAACTAGATGAATCCTACAATGACACACAATGGCTGACCAAAACTCAGTTTATCACAGGTTTAATCCAGCATATGGACCCCAGTGTGATTGTATTTCAGGAAGTATTTAGCCCGGAAACACTGGCCACCTTGTGCGAAGATTTAGGGCTGCCCTATTTTGCCACCGTCGATACGCCCAAACCCGACCTGGTTTATCCCAATGTGCTGTTTAACCCCATTGTCGCCATTGCCAGTAAGTTCCCCTTTAAAAGCTTCACTCCGCTGGAGCCTTGCCCTGAACTCCTGGAGTACCTCAATAACCAGCACCAGTTTAAGTTCAATCGCACGCCCATAAAATGCAGTTTTGAGCTACCCGGTTTTGGCCTGACAACCGTCTATGCGGTGCATTTTAAATCTCAACGCGTCCATTCGATGGCTCATATGCTGGGCAATACTTCTGTTGAAGATCCCCTGCTCACGTTATTACACCAGACAGTGGGCACTATGCAGTCGCAGATCTCCCGCTCCTTGGAAGCCTCTATTGTTTACTACGATGCACTCAAGACTCAAAGGGAAAAAGGCGCCGCAACACTCGTGATGGGCGATTTCAACGACCATATTGCCAGCCCGGCGCTGTCTTTTATGACTCAGCAGTTTCCAACCAGTGCCATACATCAGGATGTTAATAGCGTCGGACTGTTCGACAGTTTTTGTCTGGCCGACAATCAACTTAGTTTTGGCCAGAAGCCGCCGACACATTATTATCAGGGTACGGGAAACACGCTTGATTATATTTTAGCCTCTAAAGAGTTCAACCCAAACCATGAACACAGCAAGGTCAGACGCCTGACCTATCACAATTATGCCTCGCACCTCGACCCCAAAAGAGATGAAGAAGACATTCGCTATTCTGATCATGCCGCCATTGCCATAGAAATGATGTTGCAATAA
- a CDS encoding DUF3010 family protein produces the protein MRTLGVEITGSEALLCLLSKEEDVFDIRDIRQTRFTLGNIGQDTDAMRKFHFDFAKLVEDYKIDSIAIRQRAHKGKFAGSAAGFKMETAMQLIEGTDVKLLSSTEVKEQLKRNPVPVDFADTGLKKYQEQAFHNAYVYIMRKTYGHDEAEQAE, from the coding sequence ATGAGAACACTCGGTGTAGAGATTACCGGCAGCGAGGCCCTGCTGTGCCTGCTGAGCAAAGAAGAAGACGTTTTTGATATTCGCGATATTCGCCAGACGCGCTTTACGCTCGGCAATATTGGCCAGGACACAGACGCGATGCGCAAATTCCACTTCGATTTTGCCAAGCTGGTAGAAGATTACAAAATTGACTCTATTGCCATCCGTCAACGTGCCCATAAAGGCAAGTTCGCGGGCAGCGCGGCCGGCTTTAAAATGGAAACAGCGATGCAGCTTATCGAAGGCACAGACGTCAAATTATTGTCTTCTACTGAAGTTAAAGAACAGCTGAAGCGTAATCCGGTGCCAGTCGATTTCGCCGATACAGGGTTAAAAAAGTACCAGGAACAAGCGTTTCATAACGCCTACGTATACATTATGCGTAAAACCTATGGTCATGACGAAGCCGAACAGGCGGAATAA
- a CDS encoding ABC transporter ATP-binding protein: MLKFFERFTDPFPARPATQPPQGLLAFCRFYTKGMEWPLLLMSLSAATLAALEVMLFGFMGTLVDWMQAYTPAELFEVKRQELTVMAVITLVGLPCLVFFHSAILHQSLLGNYPMAIRWLAHRYLLKQSISFYQDEFAGRIATKVMQTALAIREAVMKLLDVLVYVIVYFGAMLALVSDNDMRLMIPLLIWLVLYIGMQFYFVPRLKQIASKQADARSQMTGRVVDSYTNITTVKLFSYNKREEVYARESMDLFIQPVYAQMRLATQLNVSIQTLNFLLVFSVAAGSLYLWSLSAITSGAIAITIALALRLNGMSQWIMWEVSSLFENIGTAIDGKNTLARPLDVQDLPNAPALKVTKGEIKFTDLHFAYKRQKHADQQAVIQGLNLTISPGEKIGIVGRSGAGKSTLVNLLLRFYDVQQGGIEIDGQNIAQVNQESLRARIAMVTQDTALLHRSVRDNVLYGRPDASEAELLDAINQAEASQFIEGLEDSQGNTGLDAQVGERGVKLSGGQRQRIAIARVLLKNAPILILDEATAALDSEVEAAIQDSLDSLMTGKTVIAIAHRLSTIAQMDRLIVMDQGQIVEQGTHDALLKQDGIYAKLWTHQTGGFIGVE, from the coding sequence ATGCTTAAGTTTTTCGAACGATTCACCGACCCATTCCCAGCGCGACCAGCGACACAACCACCACAAGGCTTGCTGGCGTTTTGCCGGTTTTATACCAAAGGCATGGAATGGCCTCTGTTGTTGATGTCGCTGTCGGCTGCCACCCTGGCTGCGCTCGAGGTGATGTTGTTTGGCTTTATGGGCACACTGGTTGACTGGATGCAGGCTTACACGCCCGCTGAGTTGTTTGAAGTCAAGCGCCAGGAGCTCACTGTGATGGCCGTGATCACTTTAGTCGGTCTGCCCTGCCTGGTATTTTTCCACAGTGCGATACTGCATCAAAGCCTGCTGGGTAACTACCCTATGGCCATTCGCTGGCTGGCGCATCGCTATCTGCTAAAACAAAGTATCTCTTTCTATCAGGATGAATTTGCCGGGCGCATTGCAACCAAAGTTATGCAAACGGCCCTGGCCATCCGAGAAGCGGTGATGAAGCTGCTCGATGTACTGGTTTACGTTATTGTGTACTTTGGCGCTATGCTTGCGCTGGTGAGCGACAATGACATGAGACTGATGATCCCACTGCTGATTTGGCTGGTCTTGTACATAGGTATGCAGTTTTATTTTGTCCCCCGACTCAAACAGATTGCCAGTAAACAAGCCGATGCCCGCTCTCAGATGACTGGTCGCGTGGTCGACAGCTACACGAATATCACCACCGTGAAGCTGTTCTCATATAATAAACGCGAAGAAGTCTACGCCCGGGAAAGCATGGACCTGTTTATCCAACCTGTCTATGCCCAGATGCGACTGGCAACCCAGTTAAACGTCAGCATCCAGACGCTTAACTTTCTTTTGGTGTTCAGTGTCGCGGCTGGTTCACTTTACCTTTGGTCACTCAGCGCCATCACCAGTGGTGCGATTGCAATCACGATTGCTCTGGCTTTGCGCCTTAACGGCATGTCGCAGTGGATCATGTGGGAAGTGTCCAGCCTGTTTGAAAACATCGGCACGGCCATTGACGGTAAAAATACCTTAGCCAGGCCGTTAGACGTGCAGGATCTGCCCAATGCGCCGGCATTAAAAGTCACCAAAGGCGAAATAAAATTTACCGACCTGCATTTTGCCTACAAACGGCAAAAACACGCCGATCAGCAAGCTGTTATTCAGGGACTCAACCTGACCATCTCCCCTGGCGAAAAAATCGGCATTGTTGGCCGCTCTGGCGCAGGTAAATCAACCCTGGTTAATCTGTTACTGCGTTTTTACGATGTTCAGCAAGGCGGCATTGAAATTGACGGGCAAAATATTGCTCAGGTTAACCAGGAAAGTTTGCGTGCACGCATTGCCATGGTCACACAAGACACTGCGCTGCTTCACCGTAGTGTCCGTGATAATGTACTGTACGGCAGGCCCGACGCCAGTGAAGCCGAGCTGCTGGATGCCATTAATCAGGCCGAAGCGAGTCAGTTTATCGAAGGGCTTGAAGACAGCCAGGGGAATACCGGACTGGATGCCCAGGTGGGTGAGCGCGGTGTTAAGCTTTCAGGCGGACAACGCCAGCGTATTGCCATAGCACGAGTATTACTAAAGAATGCCCCTATTCTGATTTTGGATGAGGCAACCGCGGCACTGGACTCTGAAGTTGAAGCGGCGATTCAGGATAGTTTAGACAGTCTGATGACAGGTAAAACCGTGATTGCTATTGCACACCGCTTATCGACCATTGCACAAATGGACCGGCTGATAGTGATGGATCAGGGTCAGATTGTCGAACAAGGCACACACGATGCCCTACTGAAACAAGATGGTATTTATGCGAAATTGTGGACACATCAAACGGGCGGTTTTATTGGTGTTGAATAG
- a CDS encoding TetR/AcrR family transcriptional regulator, which translates to MTQLTEKQQAILSAAVEEFAQRGLQATTMEAICGAAGVSKRTLYKHYATKEALFDAVVVSLIERIQPITTIQFIPNYDFEIQLRHLADSAVSLLADVDYIKLSRIVMIESMRCQAQADRLNSKFSQCEAAMSLWFEEAYRAGCLGTFSAPFAAAFFWGALKRLTFWDQAIRWQAPLSEADLDAFVDQACQLFCGGIKYATQQPT; encoded by the coding sequence ATGACCCAGCTTACTGAAAAACAACAAGCAATATTAAGCGCAGCGGTAGAAGAGTTTGCTCAGCGGGGACTGCAGGCCACCACTATGGAGGCAATTTGCGGTGCAGCAGGGGTATCCAAACGTACATTGTACAAGCATTATGCAACAAAAGAAGCCTTGTTTGATGCGGTGGTTGTTTCGTTAATTGAAAGAATACAGCCGATTACCACCATTCAGTTTATCCCAAACTATGATTTTGAAATTCAGCTGCGTCACCTTGCCGACAGCGCTGTTTCTTTGTTAGCGGACGTAGACTATATCAAGTTGTCACGCATCGTTATGATCGAGTCCATGCGCTGTCAGGCCCAGGCTGACAGGCTTAATAGTAAGTTTAGCCAGTGCGAAGCTGCAATGAGCCTGTGGTTTGAAGAGGCTTACAGAGCTGGATGTCTGGGAACTTTCTCTGCGCCATTTGCTGCAGCGTTTTTTTGGGGGGCGTTGAAAAGGCTGACGTTTTGGGATCAGGCTATCCGCTGGCAGGCCCCCCTTTCGGAAGCAGATCTTGATGCTTTTGTGGATCAGGCCTGCCAGTTGTTTTGTGGGGGCATAAAATACGCAACGCAACAACCGACCTGA
- a CDS encoding efflux RND transporter periplasmic adaptor subunit, giving the protein MYPANKSSRVVHLATTVLSALIISACSEAPQGQGGPSMPPAQVSINKVTTQSVPFNIELPATLAGDKEVEIRARVSGLIESRNFEEGQYVKAGRSLFTIELRPLQLELEKAAAELNAAKANVAQAKREKDRLERLKDERSVSKRDFDNAVSAYEIAIANLDSAKVALSEAQLDLEYAQVKAPVSGIMGREFVSQGSYVSGPTVLLSELTDTGMMRARFGFSEREQLAMRQDVENGTLSLPKNNEFNATIVLQDGSVYAHSGKVDFSDVRVNRFTGTSELQARINNPDGELRPGQFVRVRLSGAVRNNAIVLPQRAVLDNGTGKFVYIATENEQGMTVALPAPVEVGEWVNLDGKNMWVIRQGLTPGQPVIVEGMARIFFPGMPVSVSGEGE; this is encoded by the coding sequence ATGTATCCAGCCAACAAAAGCAGTCGTGTAGTACACCTGGCAACAACGGTATTGTCTGCACTCATTATTTCCGCCTGCTCCGAGGCGCCACAAGGCCAGGGTGGCCCCTCTATGCCGCCCGCACAGGTAAGCATCAACAAAGTCACAACCCAAAGTGTGCCATTTAATATCGAGCTGCCAGCGACACTGGCTGGCGATAAAGAAGTGGAGATCCGGGCCCGCGTGTCGGGGCTTATTGAGTCCCGAAATTTTGAGGAAGGTCAGTATGTTAAAGCCGGGCGCTCTTTATTTACCATTGAGCTTCGTCCATTGCAACTGGAGCTTGAAAAAGCCGCAGCTGAACTCAACGCAGCCAAAGCCAATGTAGCGCAGGCAAAGCGTGAAAAAGACCGGCTTGAGCGCCTGAAAGACGAACGCTCAGTGTCGAAGCGGGATTTCGATAATGCCGTATCAGCGTACGAAATTGCCATCGCAAATCTGGACTCAGCCAAAGTAGCGCTCAGTGAAGCGCAGCTGGACCTGGAATATGCTCAGGTTAAAGCACCCGTTTCGGGTATCATGGGCCGGGAATTTGTCTCCCAAGGTAGCTATGTCTCAGGTCCGACTGTACTCCTGAGTGAACTGACCGACACCGGCATGATGCGCGCACGCTTCGGCTTTTCTGAGCGAGAGCAATTGGCAATGCGCCAGGATGTCGAAAATGGCACCCTCAGCCTGCCCAAAAACAACGAGTTCAACGCCACCATAGTACTGCAGGATGGCTCTGTCTATGCACACTCCGGCAAAGTTGACTTCTCGGATGTGCGAGTCAACCGTTTTACGGGTACCAGTGAGCTCCAAGCACGCATCAATAACCCCGACGGTGAACTGCGCCCGGGTCAGTTTGTCCGCGTTCGTCTGTCAGGCGCGGTGCGTAACAATGCTATTGTGTTGCCACAGCGTGCGGTGTTGGATAACGGCACAGGTAAGTTTGTCTATATCGCAACCGAGAATGAACAAGGTATGACCGTTGCTTTGCCCGCCCCTGTTGAAGTGGGTGAATGGGTGAATTTAGATGGTAAAAATATGTGGGTGATACGACAAGGCCTGACACCCGGCCAACCCGTGATCGTTGAAGGCATGGCGCGGATCTTCTTCCCGGGAATGCCAGTCTCAGTGAGCGGTGAAGGAGAATAA
- a CDS encoding multidrug efflux RND transporter permease subunit, protein MFSKYFIDRPIFAFVISIVIVLAGLAAMRTLPIAQYPEIAPPQVQVTAFYPGASADVLEQTVAAPIENAITGVEGMMYMESTSTSSGTTTITVTFEIGTDIDQAAVDVNNRVKQVEARLPEETRRQGVVVAKGSSSFLQVHAFYSPDGTRSSLWTSNYVTMNILDRIKRIPGTTSVQIFGAKDYAMRVWIRPDLMSQLGVTVEEITAAIREQNSQYAAGTIGATPTSSHPQELVYSVTAKGRLSTPEEFEAIIIRANPDGSTLRLKDVARVELGSKDYNFAGTFNGKEAVLLGVFLQPGANALDVANEVESVIAELRQQFPVGLDHGIPYDTTRFVEVSIREVLITLVEAMVLVFLVVYLFLQNWRATLIPTLAVPVSLLGTFAGLYMLGYSINTLTLFGMVLSIGIVVDDAIVVLENVERIMHEQHLNAREAAIKAMQEVSGPVVAIVLVLCSVFVPIAFLGGLTGELFRQFAITISISVSLSGVVALTMTPALCVMILKHEHKQTAGFFLWFNNWFQRVTGRYVGSVSFMIRRGLLGLVLMASMVGATVFIWQKTPGSLVPDEDQGFYIAAVFLPDGSSLERTAAVVEEVVAAAQSNPANENVVAFTGFDFIGGGYKNSAATLFITQKHWDEREIDTKSLVGELFMKTAGINEALVLAFNPPAIFGLGTTGGFEVYLQNKAGTDPERLKQGMQMLMGEAQKSPVLAGIQTLWRPDAPQLKVHMDREQARAMGVNINSAFNALAANLGNYYVNDFNKFGRAWQVLLSAEAEFRMSPEDVGRIYVKNNRGEMVPISAFTDIEYSRGPETLQRYNNLSAVKLMGNAAPGYSSGQAIAEFERIAKQVLPPDMTFEWTASAYQEKRSSGTTGLALGLAVVMVFLILAALYERWSLPISVLLALPFGTFGALISIWVAGLTNDVYFQIGLVTLLGLASKNAILIVEYALMKTQQGWSPAAAALEAARLRFRPIIMTSLAFILGVVPLVLSSGAGAGARHSVGTGVMGGMLAATFLAVFFLPLFFYWLTARRVAEKRSKHELCEEIAQQHKAERVDTKEDLA, encoded by the coding sequence ATGTTCTCTAAGTATTTTATCGATCGCCCGATATTTGCATTTGTGATCTCCATTGTCATTGTACTGGCAGGTCTGGCAGCAATGCGCACCCTGCCTATTGCACAGTATCCAGAGATTGCCCCTCCTCAGGTTCAGGTAACCGCCTTTTACCCGGGCGCGTCTGCCGATGTATTGGAACAAACGGTTGCAGCACCAATAGAAAATGCCATCACTGGGGTTGAAGGCATGATGTATATGGAGTCAACCAGTACCAGCTCCGGCACAACCACTATCACTGTCACCTTCGAAATTGGCACCGATATTGATCAGGCCGCGGTCGACGTCAACAATCGCGTCAAACAGGTTGAAGCGCGTTTGCCGGAAGAAACTCGCCGCCAGGGCGTCGTGGTGGCGAAAGGCTCCTCCAGTTTCTTACAGGTTCATGCGTTTTATTCGCCTGACGGTACGCGTTCCAGTCTGTGGACGTCGAACTATGTGACTATGAATATTCTTGACCGCATTAAGCGTATTCCCGGTACCACCAGCGTACAAATTTTTGGTGCCAAAGATTACGCCATGCGAGTGTGGATCCGCCCTGATTTAATGAGTCAGCTGGGTGTGACGGTCGAAGAGATCACCGCAGCCATCCGTGAACAAAACTCACAGTATGCAGCAGGAACCATCGGCGCCACGCCAACCAGCAGCCATCCGCAGGAGCTGGTGTACAGTGTGACTGCCAAAGGTCGTTTGTCTACGCCTGAAGAATTTGAGGCGATTATTATCCGCGCCAACCCGGATGGCTCAACCCTGCGCCTTAAAGATGTTGCGCGTGTCGAGCTGGGCTCAAAAGATTACAACTTTGCCGGTACTTTTAACGGTAAAGAGGCGGTATTACTGGGTGTTTTCCTGCAACCTGGTGCCAATGCACTGGATGTAGCGAACGAAGTAGAATCTGTGATTGCTGAGCTACGTCAGCAATTTCCGGTCGGACTTGACCACGGTATTCCATACGACACAACCCGCTTTGTAGAGGTGTCCATTCGCGAAGTACTAATCACGCTGGTTGAAGCCATGGTGCTGGTATTTTTAGTGGTATACCTGTTCTTGCAAAACTGGCGCGCAACATTAATTCCGACTCTCGCAGTCCCGGTTTCATTATTGGGCACTTTTGCCGGCCTGTATATGCTTGGTTACTCCATCAATACCCTGACACTCTTTGGCATGGTGTTGTCTATTGGTATCGTGGTCGACGATGCTATCGTGGTGCTGGAAAACGTCGAGCGGATCATGCACGAACAACACCTGAATGCTCGTGAAGCAGCTATTAAGGCAATGCAGGAAGTTAGCGGCCCGGTGGTCGCAATTGTACTGGTATTGTGTTCAGTGTTCGTCCCTATCGCATTTTTGGGTGGATTAACCGGTGAGTTATTTCGACAATTCGCCATCACCATCTCGATTTCGGTGAGCCTGTCGGGTGTAGTCGCACTGACTATGACACCCGCGTTGTGCGTAATGATCCTCAAACATGAGCACAAACAAACTGCAGGTTTCTTCTTGTGGTTCAATAACTGGTTCCAGCGCGTCACTGGCCGGTATGTCGGCTCCGTGAGCTTTATGATCCGTCGTGGCCTGCTTGGACTAGTACTCATGGCCTCCATGGTTGGCGCAACCGTTTTCATCTGGCAAAAAACGCCGGGGTCTTTGGTTCCGGATGAAGATCAAGGCTTTTATATTGCCGCAGTGTTCCTGCCTGATGGCTCATCACTTGAACGCACCGCTGCAGTTGTTGAAGAAGTGGTTGCAGCTGCTCAGTCTAACCCGGCCAATGAAAACGTAGTAGCCTTTACCGGTTTTGACTTTATCGGTGGTGGTTACAAAAACAGCGCGGCGACCCTGTTCATTACCCAGAAACACTGGGATGAGCGCGAAATCGATACTAAATCTCTGGTTGGTGAGCTGTTTATGAAGACCGCCGGGATCAACGAAGCGCTGGTACTGGCCTTCAACCCTCCAGCGATTTTTGGCCTGGGTACCACCGGCGGCTTTGAGGTATACCTGCAAAATAAAGCAGGTACCGACCCTGAGCGCCTCAAACAAGGCATGCAGATGCTAATGGGCGAAGCGCAAAAGAGCCCAGTTCTGGCCGGCATTCAGACGCTTTGGCGACCAGATGCACCGCAGCTGAAAGTTCATATGGACAGAGAGCAGGCACGTGCGATGGGCGTGAACATCAACTCGGCGTTCAACGCACTTGCCGCTAACCTGGGTAATTACTATGTCAATGACTTTAATAAGTTTGGCCGTGCGTGGCAGGTACTATTGTCAGCCGAAGCTGAGTTCCGTATGTCACCCGAAGACGTTGGCCGCATTTATGTGAAAAACAACCGAGGTGAAATGGTCCCTATCTCGGCGTTCACTGACATTGAATACAGCCGGGGTCCGGAAACCCTGCAAAGGTACAATAACTTGTCGGCCGTTAAGCTGATGGGTAATGCCGCGCCCGGTTACAGCTCTGGCCAGGCCATTGCTGAGTTTGAGCGAATCGCTAAGCAAGTTTTGCCACCGGATATGACTTTTGAGTGGACAGCATCCGCGTATCAGGAAAAGCGCAGCTCAGGCACAACCGGTCTGGCACTGGGGCTGGCCGTTGTGATGGTATTTTTGATCCTGGCAGCGCTGTATGAACGTTGGTCACTGCCTATTTCTGTATTGCTGGCACTACCCTTTGGTACTTTTGGTGCGCTTATCTCAATCTGGGTTGCAGGTCTAACCAACGACGTTTACTTCCAGATTGGTCTGGTCACTTTGCTTGGCCTGGCCAGTAAAAATGCCATTCTGATCGTTGAGTACGCGCTGATGAAGACACAGCAAGGCTGGAGCCCAGCTGCGGCCGCACTGGAAGCGGCAAGGTTGAGATTCCGCCCCATTATTATGACTTCACTGGCCTTTATTCTGGGCGTAGTACCGCTGGTACTGAGCTCAGGTGCAGGTGCGGGTGCACGTCATAGTGTCGGCACCGGGGTAATGGGTGGTATGCTTGCAGCCACTTTCCTGGCCGTATTCTTCCTGCCCCTATTCTTCTACTGGTTAACCGCAAGACGTGTGGCTGAGAAACGCTCCAAACACGAGCTGTGCGAAGAAATTGCGCAGCAACATAAAGCTGAGCGCGTAGATACTAAAGAAGATTTAGCCTAA
- a CDS encoding DUF4340 domain-containing protein, producing the protein MKVIMWLGIGLLLQSGVAALLWLNDGSDSAVTSAWQVQQNDITRLALSTQSEEAEQSVALIKSGDNWTLESHPELAVDQSKVQRVLAQLSRLSMRFPETTSQASHTRFKVAQDDYALKLDLGDAGQLYVGNTPAFKQVYVRPGKNDEVYRVELNRYDLSTEIDSWLEADLLSLDEVSQIRVGDLQLIKREESWTLRKAGEELSDSLDTDSLKAALRTLENLRVGAVSQASLEVVARFEAGDNDILSRYELAREDDQYWVRKAGIEGYWFKLSQSEFAALQSLSDPEQLLVADNPQQGALEQTSD; encoded by the coding sequence ATGAAAGTGATAATGTGGTTGGGCATTGGCCTGTTGTTGCAAAGTGGCGTGGCAGCGTTGCTATGGTTGAATGATGGCAGCGACAGCGCCGTTACCAGCGCCTGGCAGGTTCAACAAAATGATATTACCCGGTTAGCGCTGAGCACTCAATCTGAGGAGGCTGAGCAAAGTGTTGCCTTGATCAAATCAGGCGATAACTGGACGCTAGAGTCACATCCGGAGCTTGCGGTTGATCAGAGCAAAGTCCAGCGTGTGCTAGCTCAGCTTAGTCGTTTGTCTATGCGTTTTCCTGAAACCACCAGCCAGGCAAGCCATACGCGCTTTAAAGTAGCGCAGGACGACTATGCACTCAAACTGGACCTGGGTGACGCAGGGCAGCTCTATGTTGGTAATACCCCGGCATTTAAGCAAGTATATGTTCGACCGGGAAAGAACGATGAGGTCTACCGGGTGGAGCTAAACCGCTATGATCTGAGCACGGAAATTGATAGCTGGCTGGAAGCTGACTTACTGTCTCTGGATGAGGTCAGTCAGATCCGTGTTGGCGACTTGCAGCTTATTAAACGAGAGGAAAGCTGGACGCTGCGCAAAGCGGGTGAAGAGCTGAGCGACTCATTGGATACCGACAGCCTGAAGGCGGCATTGAGGACGCTTGAGAATTTGCGTGTTGGCGCTGTGAGCCAGGCAAGTTTGGAGGTTGTGGCCCGCTTTGAAGCCGGTGACAACGACATCTTGTCTCGTTATGAGCTGGCCCGGGAGGATGACCAGTATTGGGTTCGCAAAGCGGGTATTGAAGGTTACTGGTTTAAATTGTCCCAAAGCGAATTTGCGGCACTGCAATCTTTAAGCGACCCTGAGCAACTGTTGGTTGCTGATAATCCTCAGCAAGGCGCTTTAGAGCAAACGTCAGACTAA